The stretch of DNA TTTATTTCAAGGTCTAGTCTGGTCGTCGTATTTTGGCTAACGTGTAGTAGGAATTCGAAATGCCTAGAAAAATTGAATGCCTACATTTTGCCAAATAATTGACCACCAAACACTCCCCCTTTTATATTATTTCATGGAATTTTACAATTCCCATTATTTACAAAGTCTTTCAATTTTCTCGCCCAAATACGCTAAAACCTTAGAATTCGGCCTAATTTGTGTAATCTATTCAGTAGGTATATGCAGGAATTGCTAATTGGTTTGCCTTCTTTTTACATTAAGGGACCGTCTCACACCGTGAGACCGTCTTCCACTATAATTACTGTAAAattaaagtagtgcatgtataATTATATTATGCTTCACATTGAATTTCAAATTATAATTCAGGTAAATTTTCCCAAATGAAAATGTAAATGGGGGAAAATCGAGTGACTAAACATGGCATACTGATCCGACATATACCCAATCCTGATTGACTCATTTTCCAGGTTTATTTGTTACGGTTTATAGTTGAGTTGAATTGTAATGCGTTAATATTATTTTTGAAGATATTTAACTCCTTAAGAATGAACAATCAACGAGGTATTTCGTTATCTAAAATTCATATGTATGTAAGACACTTATTAGACGTGTTTTCAGCAGGCACACACAACTTAAAGTCATCATATATTTCAAGTCAAAGTCTTCATCACATATTTTTAAGTCAAAGTCGTCTCCAGTGACCACTTCTTGGAAATTTGGTTGATTAGAAACGATAATGATAAAGAACAAGAGTTAGCTCGAGTGGTAATAGACAAAGAGCTTTTCTACTCCAACGGTGAGGTCGATTCTAAAGAAAGGGTAATCATAATGATATGAGTTCATAACAATATTTCACTATATATTGCTTCTCCATCCCatttttattgtctttattttctCCTTTCAAAATTAATCCCAATTAAATTGTCCTCTTTACGAGTTCTTCAATCGGACAAAGTTTAGTCGTTAAAGAAAGTTTGGGCATACATtcataaaatgttttttttttctttttcaagaTGACCGTCGTTCCGAGATTTACGATTTTAGAAAAACGTATTGTGGCTTAATAAACTCGCGAATAAGAGATATATGAGCCACATAAATTATTTTTGAGAAAAGTAGCGACATTTGGGAAAAGAAATGTAAACCTTAACCATATCATGAGAATCAATGGTGGTGGAGTTAGGAAAGGGCTAGGGGGGGGTTAGAACTTTTTCGAGTTTCCTTACCAccaccaccccccccccccccctcccaacAATCCTTCCTCCGCAAAGAACACTATCCGTGTAATGAATGTATGAAAATATCACAGTATGAATACATTTCTAACCTTGAATAGGCTTTGAATTTTGTCATTTGCAAAATTCATAGTGAAATTCTCTCCTGGTTTAGTGCCCGTAAATTTTTTCATTTAAGaatttttccacgtataaatctctgTGTCATgtcttcttttattattctttacttttaatTTATCTCTTTTTACTTTATAATAAAACCCTGTAAAGGTATGACCACAATACCATCATAATAGGATCATATTAGTTAACCTTACCATAATCAACCCTGACCGGAATACCCTGGAATAGCCTGGCCGAATTCCAGACTGCGTAAAAATCGGTGGAAACAACTCCCTACTCCATTCACAATCTCTTACATTCCTTAGGGCTTGCCTGAAATTCATGGAATTATTAAGGGGGTAAGTTTTATTGGGCGATAATTACTGGGGAAATTAATTAGTGGGGTAATGAGTTCCTTGATGATATGTTTGGCATAAGAGTAATGATTACTGAGTAgatcttttactcccttaatcattacccgggggagggtgggtaatgtattaccccttcACATGGGTAATAATTccaggaggtgaataattacccgcataccaaacataggaaatacacctcacatattactcccttattcattcccctcctattaccctcaatccaagcaagcccttaaTCCTAGTGCCAAAAATAAATGCGACAATTCCTAAGGTTTGGAAGCCGTAAGATATTTACTCGTACAAAAGAAATATCTAAATTTTTAGCTCCAATGCATTAGGATGAACAAATGTAATCCACTCATTTTTCAAGAAAACGAAAGTTTTGTTGCCACATTTTCCTGGCACCCACAACacgtgacacgaacacgaacccgacacaacCCGATCTGTTTGTCAGGTCTAGTAGTCATCAGTCAATGTGTATTTTAAGTCAAGGTCTTCGCCCGGTCGTTAAGCGTACATTTCTACTCACAAATCTGCATAACGTCTAGTttagttttgtttgtttgttacaGTACTTATAGGGAAGGGACCCATGATGTAATCCACTAATTTTTCAAGCGTACATTTTCCTGGCACTTTGGTCCCCTAGCACTTCCACGGCACTTCCACCCACAACAGACGACGACTTTCATACTTTCAAGTCAGTAGTCTTCTCTAGTAGCCCTTTGGCCCCCTAGCACTTCCACGGCCAAGCCTGTGCAACGTGTAGTTTTGGTTTgttttatatatactccctccttttTTAAATGAATTTTATACATTTAACTAAAATCTAATTCATCTATTCAATTACCACTGTTTCTTCATACCAATGGGAAACGTAGTATTAACATCCCTTTTAATTTTCACATTTATATTTTTCAATACAAGATGGTGTAGCTGCAAGGGGAATTCACCTAACAGCTCAATCGTAAAGTGTAAACCTTCTGAAAGAGCGGCCTTGCTCAACTTCAAGCACAACCTCACCTATTTCGACAAACACGTTTCATCTTCGTGGAAAGGTGATGAATGCTGCAAATGGAGACGTGTGTTTTGTGATAACACTACTGGCCATATTCTAGAGCTTGATCTTAATGGAGACGACTCTAATCACTTACTTAAAATGGAGAAGCTTGAATCCACGGTGTATTTGCTTGAGCTGAGACAATTGGAGAGCTTGGACCTGAGCAACAATGATTTCAGTTATAGCTCAATTCCGATATTCATGGGTTCGATGAAGCAACTCAGGTATCTCAGTCTCGCATCTTCTTCTATTGGTGGGTTAGTTCCCTATGAATTAGGGAACCTCACTAACCTACTAGTCCTTTACCTTGATCAAAACAACTTATCGGGTGCGATTCCGGCATCTCTAGGAAAGCTATCTAATTTAAAGAGCCTAGCTATTTCCGAAAATAACTTGAGTGGAGAAATACTAACAGTAATAAGAAAACTTCACAAGCTGCAATCATTAGATATTAGTGCCAATCCGTTGAAAGGTACAATCTTGGCGGAATCCTACTTTAGTAACCTCTCAAGCTTGAAATTACTATACATGGATAAGACCATGCTTACACTCAATCTGTCTTCTGATTGGGTTCCTCCTTTCCAACTTCAATCATTCTCAGCCAGTAACATCAACGGACAACTTCCTCCATGGCTTCAAACTCAAAAGAACCTATCAGAGCTCTCTTTGTCTAATGCAAATATCTCCGGGCACATGCCCAGCTGGTTTCATACAATGCAACGACTTAACATGGTGGATCTTTCTAACAACAACCTTAGCGGGTCTCCTATTTTCCCCGTTCACTTTTCTGAAATCCACCTCTCTAATAACTCTCTGTCAGGAGAATTTTTATCAAATGGCAGTAAAACAGGAGTATATCGTGAAGCTGACTATTTAGATGTCCAAGATAATTTATTCTCTAGGCCAATTTTAGAAGGATTAACTCATATAATGCCTAACTTGATAGTTCTGTTGCTTTCCAATAATCAAATTAATGGTCAAATCCCCAATTCTTTTTGCCAACTTACATCGTTAAATTATCTagatattaataataatagtttaTCGGGCGACATTCCAAATTGTTTTGCCAATTTTACAAGTCTAACATTTTTACGTCTCTCGTACAATAAGCTCATAGGACATATTCCCTGCTTTAATAATCGTGATACCTACCAAGGTGGTTTAGACTTGGAATTTTATTTGCATTTGAATGACAACATGTTGAGCGGAGAGATCCCTTCTTGTTTGAACGATCTCACAAATCTGAAAGTTTTAGACATTGGTGGAAATCAACTCTCAGGCAAAATGGTCAAGTGGTTTAGTGCCGAAAAATTTAGAGCACTGCAAATATTTAGGCTTAGAGGAAACAAGTTTAGTGGCACTATTCCTAGACAGATATGCTACTTGCCTCATCTCCAAATTATGGATCTTGGACATAACCATTTTACAGGATACATTCCTCCTTGTTTAAGTAACCTTACATCCATGACTTCACCCAATCCATCGCAAATGACCGGAACAAATATGTTTAGTGAGACATATGATGTTCGTGAGGTGATTCAAGGAATACAGTATTCATATACGAGAACACTACCATATTTGGTGGATATAGACCTCTCCTTCAATAACTTGGTGGGTAGCATTCCCGATGACATGACAAAGATCTCCGGTTTGTTGAATCTCAACTTGTCGTATAATCAGTTGTCCGGAACCATTCCCGTGAATATTGGGGGTTTGAAGTCATTGGAATCACTTGACTTGTCAAACAATAAACTAAGGGGAAGTATCCCAACAAGCATAGGTGAACTTTATATGTTAAGCCACCTTAACCTGTCCTATAATAATTTATCAGGCCCAATCCCGACTGGTAATCAGCTACAAACTCTGTCTGACCAAGCCTCAATATATGCCGGAAATCCTTATCTTTGTGGTGATTTTTTGCCTAAGAAGTGTAAAGGCAAAGTGGACAAGAAAGATAAGGGTAGCAACAATAAAGGCAAAGGCAATAAAAAGGAGAAGCTCGAGAAAATGGGGTTCGGCTTGGTAGTGATGTCAGGATTTGCTACTGGTTTCTGGGGTGTTGTTGGGGGTTTGGTGTTGAATAGGAGGTGGAGGCATGCAGTTTTCCGGCGTGTCGAAGATGGCTATAACTGGTTGTATGTCATAGTTGCTGTGAGGGTGGCCAAGGCTAGGAGAATCATCAGGAGATAAGAAGGTTCATTTGTTAATGTAGTGATGTATCCAAGTAATTGGCTTGTACAATAAGGGAATCTGTCATGTTGTATCGTTTCTTATTTTTCACAAACATTTTAGTTTCTGGTTGTTGTGCTCTAGCAGTCAGTCAGTCTACTATAGCATCTTATTATACTTTGATTGATGTTGTGGTTTAAGGATTTTGTTAGCAACTTAATTGCACCCATAAAAATTGCCGGAACCAGAAGTAAACCTTGTTTCAATTAAAACAATTATCGACCAAGCTGAATGTGTTTTTTATTGTAGATAAACTGGAATTGACATAACTTGATTGTGATTGATTACCTTTTAATCATGAATGTGTTTGATCCGATGTTTGGAATTGCGAATGTGTGTTTTGGATATTGTCCGGATGCGGATGAATATCAATTGTGGGGAACAACTAACAAGGCCAGAAACAAGCAGTGTGAACACATAGCGGAGTGGATATTGCGTTAGACTCTGAATTTAAAGGTCGTGGGTTCAAATCCCACTGTGACGTATGATAACCGATTATATAAATTGTATTCTActcaatcccctatttactaaatgaataggtgaaagTCTAAATTTCCCCGCCTaaaaatatttcctaaaataagtTTTTTTTTAGCATATTCTATAAGTATGGTGAGATATAATACACATAATcttttaaatttatatatttatgtcatttaGTATTTAACATTTTATCAAATTTATCCGCAATCTTTTTATGATATAAAAACgaattcatttttttttgtttaaagaatCATACGATAAAATTCATTGATTTCTTATGATAAAAAGTTGCGGCTAAAAATATATTATCggtaaaattttataaaattaCACGATTAATCTCTTGCTAAAAGaaaactttcattgaaatacTCATTTCATGCTTGATACgattttgattttgaactttcaaatcaaaatataacgatgagaaacgtaaaaataaaaaaagaatagttaatttaaatttcaaaaataatacactaaaatGATAAACCTCTATATGTACCGTGCATATAGTGTACGAGATCTAAACTAGTAATGAAACACACTTTTAGTGTTAAGCTAGAATTTTGTGCCAACTTACGTCGTTGACTGCTCTggatattaataataatagtttaTCGGGCGAAATTCCAAATTGTT from Silene latifolia isolate original U9 population chromosome 10, ASM4854445v1, whole genome shotgun sequence encodes:
- the LOC141606796 gene encoding receptor-like protein EIX2, which produces MGNVVLTSLLIFTFIFFNTRWCSCKGNSPNSSIVKCKPSERAALLNFKHNLTYFDKHVSSSWKGDECCKWRRVFCDNTTGHILELDLNGDDSNHLLKMEKLESTVYLLELRQLESLDLSNNDFSYSSIPIFMGSMKQLRYLSLASSSIGGLVPYELGNLTNLLVLYLDQNNLSGAIPASLGKLSNLKSLAISENNLSGEILTVIRKLHKLQSLDISANPLKGTILAESYFSNLSSLKLLYMDKTMLTLNLSSDWVPPFQLQSFSASNINGQLPPWLQTQKNLSELSLSNANISGHMPSWFHTMQRLNMVDLSNNNLSGSPIFPVHFSEIHLSNNSLSGEFLSNGSKTGVYREADYLDVQDNLFSRPILEGLTHIMPNLIVLLLSNNQINGQIPNSFCQLTSLNYLDINNNSLSGDIPNCFANFTSLTFLRLSYNKLIGHIPCFNNRDTYQGGLDLEFYLHLNDNMLSGEIPSCLNDLTNLKVLDIGGNQLSGKMVKWFSAEKFRALQIFRLRGNKFSGTIPRQICYLPHLQIMDLGHNHFTGYIPPCLSNLTSMTSPNPSQMTGTNMFSETYDVREVIQGIQYSYTRTLPYLVDIDLSFNNLVGSIPDDMTKISGLLNLNLSYNQLSGTIPVNIGGLKSLESLDLSNNKLRGSIPTSIGELYMLSHLNLSYNNLSGPIPTGNQLQTLSDQASIYAGNPYLCGDFLPKKCKGKVDKKDKGSNNKGKGNKKEKLEKMGFGLVVMSGFATGFWGVVGGLVLNRRWRHAVFRRVEDGYNWLYVIVAVRVAKARRIIRR